One window of Phoenix dactylifera cultivar Barhee BC4 chromosome 5, palm_55x_up_171113_PBpolish2nd_filt_p, whole genome shotgun sequence genomic DNA carries:
- the LOC103703854 gene encoding endoplasmic reticulum metallopeptidase 1 isoform X2, with product MLLILHCREGAGDCSSCVGVMLELARGISQWAHGFKNGVIFVFNTGEEEGLNGAHSFITQHPWSRAIRFVIDLEAMGIGGKSSLFQGGSAPWAIETFAKVAKYPSGQIIAQDLFLSGAVKSATDLQVYQEVAGLSGLDFAYSDATAVYHTKNDKLKLLKPGSLQHLGENMLAFLLHTARSSRFQKEAGVEREGGTGQTQAIYFDVLGKYMVVYTQRFASMLHNSVILQSLLIWITSLLMGGYPGAISFGLSCLSIVLMWIFSLSLTILVAFIIPLMSTSPVPYIAYPWLVIGLFGAPAILGALTGQHVGFFFLKKYLRHVYKKRVPRLSHNVQENLIEWEAERWLFKSGFIQWLILLVVGNFFKVGSSFLALIWLVSPAFSYGLMEATLSPSRLPKQLKIITLILGLAMPVLVSAGMIIRLVGTIIGVFARFERSPGSAPDWLGSLIVAIFSAAVVCLMLVYLLSYIHLSGAKGLVIFAMCTLLALTLTAVSTGIFPAFTEDISRAVNVVHVVDATGRYGNQDPASFVSLFSATPGKLTKEVENLKDEEFACGKNKTLDFVTFTVNYGCWSSKDSNNGWSKLDIPELHVESDSMSDIRKTRVLIDTKLATRWSLAVNREEISDFTFEVDSEELVPSGHKSMVDGWHIIQFSGGKNSPTKFHLNLFWSTNTIHPSQKAYKQAEDTASLLLKLRTDVNMVTPKVERVLQKLPHWCSLFGKSTSPYTLAFLTALPVQF from the exons ATGCTCTTGATCTTGCATTGCAG GGAAGGAGCCGGCGACTGCAGTTCATGTGTAGGTGTGATGTTGGAGCTTGCTCGAGGGATATCTCAATGGGCTCATGGATTTAAGAACGGTGTCATCTTCGTTTTTAATACTGGAGAGGAAGAAGGTCTTAATGGTGCTCACAGCTTTATTACACAG CATCCATGGAGTAGAGCAATTCGTTTTGTAATTGATTTGGAGGCTATGGGGATTGGGGGGAAGTCTAGCTTATTTCAG GGTGGCTCTGCTCCCTGGGCTATTGAAACTTTTGCCAAGGTAGCAAAATACCCATCTGGTCAAATCATCGCACAG GATCTCTTTCTCTCTGGAGCTGTAAAATCTGCAACAGATCTTCAAGTGTATCAAGAAGTTGCTGGTCTATCTGGACTTGattttgcatattcagatgctacTGCAGTTTATCACACAAAG aatgacaaattaaaacttctGAAGCCAGGATCTCTTCAACATCTTGGAGAAAATATGCTGGCATTTTTGCTTCATACTGCTAGGTCATCGAGATTTCAGAAAGAAGCAGGAGTGGAGAGGGAAGGAGGCACCGGTCAAACCCAGGCTATCTATTTTGATGTTCTG GGCAAGTACATGGTTGTATACACCCAACGCTTTGCAAGCATGCTTCATAACTCAGTGATACTGCAGTCGCTTCTAATATGGATAACATCATTGCTTATGGGTGGTTATCCTGGCGCTATATCATTTGGATTGTCATGTTTGAGCATAGTTCTCATGTGGATATTTTCCCTTAGCTTAACAATTCTAGTTGCATTTATCATACCTCTTATGTCTACCTCTCCTGTTCCATATATTGCATATCCATGGTTAGTCATTGGCTTGTTTGGCGCACCTGCAATACTTGGGGCATTAACTGGCCAACATGtgggttttttctttcttaagaaATATCTGCGTCATGTTTATAAGAAGAGAGTGCCCAGGCTATCTCACAAtgttcaagaaaatttaatagagTGGGAGGCTGAAAGGTGGCTTTTTAAATCTGGTTTTATTCAATGGCTAATCCTTCTCGTTGTGGGAAACTTTTTTAAGGTTGGGTCTTCCTTCTTAGCACTCATTTGGCTAGTTTCACCTGCTTTTTCCT ATGGTCTTATGGAGGCAACGCTGTCTCCTTCGCGGTTACCAAAGCAGCTCAAAATTATTACTTTAATTCTGGGTTTGGCCATGCCTGTTTTAGTTTCTGCTGGTATGATTATTCGGTTGGTAGGGACCATAATTGGGGTTTTTGCCCGGTTTGAAAG GAGCCCTGGAAGTGCACCTGATTGGCTTGGGAGTCTGATAGTTGCTATATTCAGTGCTGCTGTTGTTTGTCTTATGCTGGTTTACCTTCTTTCCTACATTCATCTTTCAG GTGCAAAAGGATTGGTTATTTTTGCAATGTGTACACTGCTTGCTCTCACACTTACTGCTGTATCAACTGGCATTTTCCCAGCATTTACAGAGGACATCTCTCGGGCTGTCAAT GTTGTGCATGTTGTTGACGCAACAGGAAGATATGGAAACCAAGACCCAGCATCAtttgtttctttattttctgCAACTCCTGGTAAACTGACAAAggaagttgaaaatctgaaagaTGAAGAATTTGCATGTGGAAAGAACAAGACTCTCGATTTTGTTACCTTTACCGTCAATTATGGCTGTTGGAGTTCCAAGGATAGTAATAATGGATGGAGTAAATTGGACATTCCAGAACTCCATGTTGAAAGTGATTCTATGTCAGATATTAGAAAAACAAGGGTTTTGATTGATACTAAACTGGCTACACGTTGGTCGCTTGCAGTCAATAGAGAAGAAATCAGTGACTTCACATTTGAAG TCGATTCAGAAGAACTGGTTCCATCGGGTCACAAGAGCATGGTTGATGGATGGCATATCATCCAGTTTTCAGGTGGCAAGAACTCACCAACAAAATTCCACTTGAATCTTTTCTGGTCAACCAATACTATTCATCCTTCGCAAAAGGCGTACAAACAAGCAGAGGATACTGCTTCTCTCCTATTAAAACTGAGGACAGATGTAAACATGGTGACACCAAAAGTAGAGAGGGTGCTTCAGAAGCTTCCACATTGGTGTTCCCTCTTCGGTAAATCCACTTCACCATATACATTGGCTTTCTTGACTGCTCTTCCTGTTCAATTTTAG
- the LOC103703854 gene encoding endoplasmic reticulum metallopeptidase 1 isoform X3 yields MEGAGDCSSCVGVMLELARGISQWAHGFKNGVIFVFNTGEEEGLNGAHSFITQHPWSRAIRFVIDLEAMGIGGKSSLFQGGSAPWAIETFAKVAKYPSGQIIAQDLFLSGAVKSATDLQVYQEVAGLSGLDFAYSDATAVYHTKNDKLKLLKPGSLQHLGENMLAFLLHTARSSRFQKEAGVEREGGTGQTQAIYFDVLGKYMVVYTQRFASMLHNSVILQSLLIWITSLLMGGYPGAISFGLSCLSIVLMWIFSLSLTILVAFIIPLMSTSPVPYIAYPWLVIGLFGAPAILGALTGQHVGFFFLKKYLRHVYKKRVPRLSHNVQENLIEWEAERWLFKSGFIQWLILLVVGNFFKVGSSFLALIWLVSPAFSYGLMEATLSPSRLPKQLKIITLILGLAMPVLVSAGMIIRLVGTIIGVFARFERSPGSAPDWLGSLIVAIFSAAVVCLMLVYLLSYIHLSGAKGLVIFAMCTLLALTLTAVSTGIFPAFTEDISRAVNVVHVVDATGRYGNQDPASFVSLFSATPGKLTKEVENLKDEEFACGKNKTLDFVTFTVNYGCWSSKDSNNGWSKLDIPELHVESDSMSDIRKTRVLIDTKLATRWSLAVNREEISDFTFEVDSEELVPSGHKSMVDGWHIIQFSGGKNSPTKFHLNLFWSTNTIHPSQKAYKQAEDTASLLLKLRTDVNMVTPKVERVLQKLPHWCSLFGKSTSPYTLAFLTALPVQF; encoded by the exons AT GGAAGGAGCCGGCGACTGCAGTTCATGTGTAGGTGTGATGTTGGAGCTTGCTCGAGGGATATCTCAATGGGCTCATGGATTTAAGAACGGTGTCATCTTCGTTTTTAATACTGGAGAGGAAGAAGGTCTTAATGGTGCTCACAGCTTTATTACACAG CATCCATGGAGTAGAGCAATTCGTTTTGTAATTGATTTGGAGGCTATGGGGATTGGGGGGAAGTCTAGCTTATTTCAG GGTGGCTCTGCTCCCTGGGCTATTGAAACTTTTGCCAAGGTAGCAAAATACCCATCTGGTCAAATCATCGCACAG GATCTCTTTCTCTCTGGAGCTGTAAAATCTGCAACAGATCTTCAAGTGTATCAAGAAGTTGCTGGTCTATCTGGACTTGattttgcatattcagatgctacTGCAGTTTATCACACAAAG aatgacaaattaaaacttctGAAGCCAGGATCTCTTCAACATCTTGGAGAAAATATGCTGGCATTTTTGCTTCATACTGCTAGGTCATCGAGATTTCAGAAAGAAGCAGGAGTGGAGAGGGAAGGAGGCACCGGTCAAACCCAGGCTATCTATTTTGATGTTCTG GGCAAGTACATGGTTGTATACACCCAACGCTTTGCAAGCATGCTTCATAACTCAGTGATACTGCAGTCGCTTCTAATATGGATAACATCATTGCTTATGGGTGGTTATCCTGGCGCTATATCATTTGGATTGTCATGTTTGAGCATAGTTCTCATGTGGATATTTTCCCTTAGCTTAACAATTCTAGTTGCATTTATCATACCTCTTATGTCTACCTCTCCTGTTCCATATATTGCATATCCATGGTTAGTCATTGGCTTGTTTGGCGCACCTGCAATACTTGGGGCATTAACTGGCCAACATGtgggttttttctttcttaagaaATATCTGCGTCATGTTTATAAGAAGAGAGTGCCCAGGCTATCTCACAAtgttcaagaaaatttaatagagTGGGAGGCTGAAAGGTGGCTTTTTAAATCTGGTTTTATTCAATGGCTAATCCTTCTCGTTGTGGGAAACTTTTTTAAGGTTGGGTCTTCCTTCTTAGCACTCATTTGGCTAGTTTCACCTGCTTTTTCCT ATGGTCTTATGGAGGCAACGCTGTCTCCTTCGCGGTTACCAAAGCAGCTCAAAATTATTACTTTAATTCTGGGTTTGGCCATGCCTGTTTTAGTTTCTGCTGGTATGATTATTCGGTTGGTAGGGACCATAATTGGGGTTTTTGCCCGGTTTGAAAG GAGCCCTGGAAGTGCACCTGATTGGCTTGGGAGTCTGATAGTTGCTATATTCAGTGCTGCTGTTGTTTGTCTTATGCTGGTTTACCTTCTTTCCTACATTCATCTTTCAG GTGCAAAAGGATTGGTTATTTTTGCAATGTGTACACTGCTTGCTCTCACACTTACTGCTGTATCAACTGGCATTTTCCCAGCATTTACAGAGGACATCTCTCGGGCTGTCAAT GTTGTGCATGTTGTTGACGCAACAGGAAGATATGGAAACCAAGACCCAGCATCAtttgtttctttattttctgCAACTCCTGGTAAACTGACAAAggaagttgaaaatctgaaagaTGAAGAATTTGCATGTGGAAAGAACAAGACTCTCGATTTTGTTACCTTTACCGTCAATTATGGCTGTTGGAGTTCCAAGGATAGTAATAATGGATGGAGTAAATTGGACATTCCAGAACTCCATGTTGAAAGTGATTCTATGTCAGATATTAGAAAAACAAGGGTTTTGATTGATACTAAACTGGCTACACGTTGGTCGCTTGCAGTCAATAGAGAAGAAATCAGTGACTTCACATTTGAAG TCGATTCAGAAGAACTGGTTCCATCGGGTCACAAGAGCATGGTTGATGGATGGCATATCATCCAGTTTTCAGGTGGCAAGAACTCACCAACAAAATTCCACTTGAATCTTTTCTGGTCAACCAATACTATTCATCCTTCGCAAAAGGCGTACAAACAAGCAGAGGATACTGCTTCTCTCCTATTAAAACTGAGGACAGATGTAAACATGGTGACACCAAAAGTAGAGAGGGTGCTTCAGAAGCTTCCACATTGGTGTTCCCTCTTCGGTAAATCCACTTCACCATATACATTGGCTTTCTTGACTGCTCTTCCTGTTCAATTTTAG
- the LOC103703854 gene encoding endoplasmic reticulum metallopeptidase 1 isoform X1 yields the protein MRRRPNTTLSTAKPSSDDEKPSSREVEDQRPKRSAFLWLALFVLLLNGSWAVYHFQFEKLPLPLSTEKAGKRGFSEASAMEHVKYLTKFGPHPVGSDALDLALQYVFAASEKIKETAHWEVDVRVDFFHAKIGASRLASGLFKGKTHVYSDLKHVVLRILPKYLPEAEENVILVSSHIDTVFATEGAGDCSSCVGVMLELARGISQWAHGFKNGVIFVFNTGEEEGLNGAHSFITQHPWSRAIRFVIDLEAMGIGGKSSLFQGGSAPWAIETFAKVAKYPSGQIIAQDLFLSGAVKSATDLQVYQEVAGLSGLDFAYSDATAVYHTKNDKLKLLKPGSLQHLGENMLAFLLHTARSSRFQKEAGVEREGGTGQTQAIYFDVLGKYMVVYTQRFASMLHNSVILQSLLIWITSLLMGGYPGAISFGLSCLSIVLMWIFSLSLTILVAFIIPLMSTSPVPYIAYPWLVIGLFGAPAILGALTGQHVGFFFLKKYLRHVYKKRVPRLSHNVQENLIEWEAERWLFKSGFIQWLILLVVGNFFKVGSSFLALIWLVSPAFSYGLMEATLSPSRLPKQLKIITLILGLAMPVLVSAGMIIRLVGTIIGVFARFERSPGSAPDWLGSLIVAIFSAAVVCLMLVYLLSYIHLSGAKGLVIFAMCTLLALTLTAVSTGIFPAFTEDISRAVNVVHVVDATGRYGNQDPASFVSLFSATPGKLTKEVENLKDEEFACGKNKTLDFVTFTVNYGCWSSKDSNNGWSKLDIPELHVESDSMSDIRKTRVLIDTKLATRWSLAVNREEISDFTFEVDSEELVPSGHKSMVDGWHIIQFSGGKNSPTKFHLNLFWSTNTIHPSQKAYKQAEDTASLLLKLRTDVNMVTPKVERVLQKLPHWCSLFGKSTSPYTLAFLTALPVQF from the exons ATGCGTCGGAGACCCAACACCACTCTCTCGACAGCTAAACCATCTAGCGATGATGAAAAACCATCTTCAAGAGAAGTTGAAGATCAAAGACCGAAACGGTCAGCATTTTTGTGGCTGGCATTATTTGTCCTCCTCCTCAATGGCTCATGGGCAGTCTACCATTTTCAATTTGAGAAGCTCCCTTTGCCTCTCAGTACCGAGAAGGCAGGTAAACGTGGCTTCTCAGAAGCATCAGCAATGGAGCATGTCAAGTATTTGACAAAATTTGGTCCTCATCCTGTTGGTTCAGATGCTCTTGATCTTGCATTGCAG TATGTATTTGCAGCATCAGAAAAGATTAAGGAAACAGCTCATTGGGAGGTTGATGTTCGAGTGGATTTCTTCCATGCAAAGATTGGTGCAAGTCGTCTTGCCAGTGGTCTTTTTAAGGGCAAGACACATGTCTATTCAGATCTGAAACATGTAGTCTTGAGAATCTTGCCTAAGTATTTACCAGAAGCGGAAGAAAATGTGATTCTCGTTTCTTCTCATATTGACACAGTTTTTGCAAC GGAAGGAGCCGGCGACTGCAGTTCATGTGTAGGTGTGATGTTGGAGCTTGCTCGAGGGATATCTCAATGGGCTCATGGATTTAAGAACGGTGTCATCTTCGTTTTTAATACTGGAGAGGAAGAAGGTCTTAATGGTGCTCACAGCTTTATTACACAG CATCCATGGAGTAGAGCAATTCGTTTTGTAATTGATTTGGAGGCTATGGGGATTGGGGGGAAGTCTAGCTTATTTCAG GGTGGCTCTGCTCCCTGGGCTATTGAAACTTTTGCCAAGGTAGCAAAATACCCATCTGGTCAAATCATCGCACAG GATCTCTTTCTCTCTGGAGCTGTAAAATCTGCAACAGATCTTCAAGTGTATCAAGAAGTTGCTGGTCTATCTGGACTTGattttgcatattcagatgctacTGCAGTTTATCACACAAAG aatgacaaattaaaacttctGAAGCCAGGATCTCTTCAACATCTTGGAGAAAATATGCTGGCATTTTTGCTTCATACTGCTAGGTCATCGAGATTTCAGAAAGAAGCAGGAGTGGAGAGGGAAGGAGGCACCGGTCAAACCCAGGCTATCTATTTTGATGTTCTG GGCAAGTACATGGTTGTATACACCCAACGCTTTGCAAGCATGCTTCATAACTCAGTGATACTGCAGTCGCTTCTAATATGGATAACATCATTGCTTATGGGTGGTTATCCTGGCGCTATATCATTTGGATTGTCATGTTTGAGCATAGTTCTCATGTGGATATTTTCCCTTAGCTTAACAATTCTAGTTGCATTTATCATACCTCTTATGTCTACCTCTCCTGTTCCATATATTGCATATCCATGGTTAGTCATTGGCTTGTTTGGCGCACCTGCAATACTTGGGGCATTAACTGGCCAACATGtgggttttttctttcttaagaaATATCTGCGTCATGTTTATAAGAAGAGAGTGCCCAGGCTATCTCACAAtgttcaagaaaatttaatagagTGGGAGGCTGAAAGGTGGCTTTTTAAATCTGGTTTTATTCAATGGCTAATCCTTCTCGTTGTGGGAAACTTTTTTAAGGTTGGGTCTTCCTTCTTAGCACTCATTTGGCTAGTTTCACCTGCTTTTTCCT ATGGTCTTATGGAGGCAACGCTGTCTCCTTCGCGGTTACCAAAGCAGCTCAAAATTATTACTTTAATTCTGGGTTTGGCCATGCCTGTTTTAGTTTCTGCTGGTATGATTATTCGGTTGGTAGGGACCATAATTGGGGTTTTTGCCCGGTTTGAAAG GAGCCCTGGAAGTGCACCTGATTGGCTTGGGAGTCTGATAGTTGCTATATTCAGTGCTGCTGTTGTTTGTCTTATGCTGGTTTACCTTCTTTCCTACATTCATCTTTCAG GTGCAAAAGGATTGGTTATTTTTGCAATGTGTACACTGCTTGCTCTCACACTTACTGCTGTATCAACTGGCATTTTCCCAGCATTTACAGAGGACATCTCTCGGGCTGTCAAT GTTGTGCATGTTGTTGACGCAACAGGAAGATATGGAAACCAAGACCCAGCATCAtttgtttctttattttctgCAACTCCTGGTAAACTGACAAAggaagttgaaaatctgaaagaTGAAGAATTTGCATGTGGAAAGAACAAGACTCTCGATTTTGTTACCTTTACCGTCAATTATGGCTGTTGGAGTTCCAAGGATAGTAATAATGGATGGAGTAAATTGGACATTCCAGAACTCCATGTTGAAAGTGATTCTATGTCAGATATTAGAAAAACAAGGGTTTTGATTGATACTAAACTGGCTACACGTTGGTCGCTTGCAGTCAATAGAGAAGAAATCAGTGACTTCACATTTGAAG TCGATTCAGAAGAACTGGTTCCATCGGGTCACAAGAGCATGGTTGATGGATGGCATATCATCCAGTTTTCAGGTGGCAAGAACTCACCAACAAAATTCCACTTGAATCTTTTCTGGTCAACCAATACTATTCATCCTTCGCAAAAGGCGTACAAACAAGCAGAGGATACTGCTTCTCTCCTATTAAAACTGAGGACAGATGTAAACATGGTGACACCAAAAGTAGAGAGGGTGCTTCAGAAGCTTCCACATTGGTGTTCCCTCTTCGGTAAATCCACTTCACCATATACATTGGCTTTCTTGACTGCTCTTCCTGTTCAATTTTAG
- the LOC103703854 gene encoding endoplasmic reticulum metallopeptidase 1 isoform X4 produces the protein MLELARGISQWAHGFKNGVIFVFNTGEEEGLNGAHSFITQHPWSRAIRFVIDLEAMGIGGKSSLFQGGSAPWAIETFAKVAKYPSGQIIAQDLFLSGAVKSATDLQVYQEVAGLSGLDFAYSDATAVYHTKNDKLKLLKPGSLQHLGENMLAFLLHTARSSRFQKEAGVEREGGTGQTQAIYFDVLGKYMVVYTQRFASMLHNSVILQSLLIWITSLLMGGYPGAISFGLSCLSIVLMWIFSLSLTILVAFIIPLMSTSPVPYIAYPWLVIGLFGAPAILGALTGQHVGFFFLKKYLRHVYKKRVPRLSHNVQENLIEWEAERWLFKSGFIQWLILLVVGNFFKVGSSFLALIWLVSPAFSYGLMEATLSPSRLPKQLKIITLILGLAMPVLVSAGMIIRLVGTIIGVFARFERSPGSAPDWLGSLIVAIFSAAVVCLMLVYLLSYIHLSGAKGLVIFAMCTLLALTLTAVSTGIFPAFTEDISRAVNVVHVVDATGRYGNQDPASFVSLFSATPGKLTKEVENLKDEEFACGKNKTLDFVTFTVNYGCWSSKDSNNGWSKLDIPELHVESDSMSDIRKTRVLIDTKLATRWSLAVNREEISDFTFEVDSEELVPSGHKSMVDGWHIIQFSGGKNSPTKFHLNLFWSTNTIHPSQKAYKQAEDTASLLLKLRTDVNMVTPKVERVLQKLPHWCSLFGKSTSPYTLAFLTALPVQF, from the exons ATGTTGGAGCTTGCTCGAGGGATATCTCAATGGGCTCATGGATTTAAGAACGGTGTCATCTTCGTTTTTAATACTGGAGAGGAAGAAGGTCTTAATGGTGCTCACAGCTTTATTACACAG CATCCATGGAGTAGAGCAATTCGTTTTGTAATTGATTTGGAGGCTATGGGGATTGGGGGGAAGTCTAGCTTATTTCAG GGTGGCTCTGCTCCCTGGGCTATTGAAACTTTTGCCAAGGTAGCAAAATACCCATCTGGTCAAATCATCGCACAG GATCTCTTTCTCTCTGGAGCTGTAAAATCTGCAACAGATCTTCAAGTGTATCAAGAAGTTGCTGGTCTATCTGGACTTGattttgcatattcagatgctacTGCAGTTTATCACACAAAG aatgacaaattaaaacttctGAAGCCAGGATCTCTTCAACATCTTGGAGAAAATATGCTGGCATTTTTGCTTCATACTGCTAGGTCATCGAGATTTCAGAAAGAAGCAGGAGTGGAGAGGGAAGGAGGCACCGGTCAAACCCAGGCTATCTATTTTGATGTTCTG GGCAAGTACATGGTTGTATACACCCAACGCTTTGCAAGCATGCTTCATAACTCAGTGATACTGCAGTCGCTTCTAATATGGATAACATCATTGCTTATGGGTGGTTATCCTGGCGCTATATCATTTGGATTGTCATGTTTGAGCATAGTTCTCATGTGGATATTTTCCCTTAGCTTAACAATTCTAGTTGCATTTATCATACCTCTTATGTCTACCTCTCCTGTTCCATATATTGCATATCCATGGTTAGTCATTGGCTTGTTTGGCGCACCTGCAATACTTGGGGCATTAACTGGCCAACATGtgggttttttctttcttaagaaATATCTGCGTCATGTTTATAAGAAGAGAGTGCCCAGGCTATCTCACAAtgttcaagaaaatttaatagagTGGGAGGCTGAAAGGTGGCTTTTTAAATCTGGTTTTATTCAATGGCTAATCCTTCTCGTTGTGGGAAACTTTTTTAAGGTTGGGTCTTCCTTCTTAGCACTCATTTGGCTAGTTTCACCTGCTTTTTCCT ATGGTCTTATGGAGGCAACGCTGTCTCCTTCGCGGTTACCAAAGCAGCTCAAAATTATTACTTTAATTCTGGGTTTGGCCATGCCTGTTTTAGTTTCTGCTGGTATGATTATTCGGTTGGTAGGGACCATAATTGGGGTTTTTGCCCGGTTTGAAAG GAGCCCTGGAAGTGCACCTGATTGGCTTGGGAGTCTGATAGTTGCTATATTCAGTGCTGCTGTTGTTTGTCTTATGCTGGTTTACCTTCTTTCCTACATTCATCTTTCAG GTGCAAAAGGATTGGTTATTTTTGCAATGTGTACACTGCTTGCTCTCACACTTACTGCTGTATCAACTGGCATTTTCCCAGCATTTACAGAGGACATCTCTCGGGCTGTCAAT GTTGTGCATGTTGTTGACGCAACAGGAAGATATGGAAACCAAGACCCAGCATCAtttgtttctttattttctgCAACTCCTGGTAAACTGACAAAggaagttgaaaatctgaaagaTGAAGAATTTGCATGTGGAAAGAACAAGACTCTCGATTTTGTTACCTTTACCGTCAATTATGGCTGTTGGAGTTCCAAGGATAGTAATAATGGATGGAGTAAATTGGACATTCCAGAACTCCATGTTGAAAGTGATTCTATGTCAGATATTAGAAAAACAAGGGTTTTGATTGATACTAAACTGGCTACACGTTGGTCGCTTGCAGTCAATAGAGAAGAAATCAGTGACTTCACATTTGAAG TCGATTCAGAAGAACTGGTTCCATCGGGTCACAAGAGCATGGTTGATGGATGGCATATCATCCAGTTTTCAGGTGGCAAGAACTCACCAACAAAATTCCACTTGAATCTTTTCTGGTCAACCAATACTATTCATCCTTCGCAAAAGGCGTACAAACAAGCAGAGGATACTGCTTCTCTCCTATTAAAACTGAGGACAGATGTAAACATGGTGACACCAAAAGTAGAGAGGGTGCTTCAGAAGCTTCCACATTGGTGTTCCCTCTTCGGTAAATCCACTTCACCATATACATTGGCTTTCTTGACTGCTCTTCCTGTTCAATTTTAG